Proteins found in one Rhodobacter capsulatus SB 1003 genomic segment:
- a CDS encoding 3-deoxy-manno-octulosonate cytidylyltransferase encodes MSVLVVIPARYASSRYPGKPLVALRGANGVAKTLIRRSWEAAQAVQGVARVVVATDDDRIRLEAESFGAEVVMTSPACANGTERCAEAVANLGGGHDIVVNLQGDAPLTPAWFVEDLVAGLIANPWAELATPVLRCEGAMLAGLIEDRRNDRVGGTTAVFGAGNRGIYFSKEVIPFTGKAYGPGEPTPVFHHVGVYAYRPGTLAAYSGWPVGPLETLEGLEQLRFLENGRSVLCVEVESRGRQFWELNNPSDVPKIEAMMAAMGQD; translated from the coding sequence ATGTCGGTTCTGGTCGTCATCCCCGCCCGCTACGCTTCAAGCCGCTATCCGGGCAAACCGCTGGTTGCGTTGCGGGGCGCCAACGGGGTCGCCAAGACCCTGATCCGGCGCAGCTGGGAGGCCGCGCAGGCGGTGCAGGGCGTCGCGCGCGTCGTGGTGGCGACCGACGATGACCGCATCCGCCTTGAGGCCGAAAGCTTTGGCGCCGAGGTGGTGATGACTTCGCCCGCCTGCGCCAATGGCACCGAACGCTGCGCCGAGGCCGTTGCCAATCTGGGCGGCGGCCATGACATCGTGGTGAACCTGCAGGGCGATGCGCCGCTGACCCCCGCCTGGTTCGTCGAGGATCTGGTGGCGGGGCTGATCGCCAACCCCTGGGCGGAACTGGCCACCCCGGTTCTGCGCTGCGAAGGCGCGATGCTGGCCGGGCTGATCGAGGATCGCCGCAACGACCGCGTCGGCGGCACCACTGCGGTCTTTGGCGCGGGCAACCGCGGGATCTATTTCTCCAAGGAGGTGATCCCCTTCACCGGCAAAGCCTATGGCCCCGGGGAACCGACCCCGGTCTTTCATCACGTCGGCGTCTATGCCTATCGCCCCGGGACGCTGGCGGCCTATTCCGGCTGGCCGGTCGGGCCGCTCGAAACGCTCGAAGGGCTCGAACAGCTGCGGTTTCTGGAAAACGGCCGCTCTGTGCTTTGCGTCGAGGTCGAATCGCGCGGGCGGCAGTTCTGGGAGCTGAACAACCCCTCGGACGTGCCGAAGATCGAGGCGATGATGGCCGCGATGGGGCAGGACTGA
- the galU gene encoding UTP--glucose-1-phosphate uridylyltransferase GalU translates to MKRKVTKAIFPVAGLGTRFLPATKSIPKEILTLVDRPLIQYAIDEARAAGIKEFIFVTSRGKSALEDYFDDAPELETSLRKKGKTDLLEALKATNMDSGAIAYVRQNRPMGLGHAVWCARRLVGNEPFAVILTDDVIAAEKPCLQQMMEAYNETGGNVVAAMEVPHEKTSSYGVLDIAEDMGSLVKVKGMIEKPAPDVAPSNLAVIGRYILTPRVMQNLNKKKEGAGGEIQLTDAIAEEIEAGQPVYGFRFRGQRYDCGSKAGFLQATVAFGLAREDLRDEFGDFLGDVMAMRTAAQ, encoded by the coding sequence ATGAAACGCAAGGTCACGAAAGCGATTTTTCCGGTCGCTGGCCTCGGCACACGCTTCCTTCCGGCCACCAAGTCGATCCCGAAAGAGATCCTGACGCTGGTCGACCGCCCGCTCATTCAATATGCGATCGATGAAGCCCGGGCCGCCGGGATCAAGGAATTCATCTTCGTCACCTCGCGGGGCAAATCCGCGCTGGAGGATTATTTCGACGATGCGCCGGAGCTGGAAACCTCGCTGCGCAAGAAGGGCAAGACCGATCTGCTCGAGGCGCTGAAAGCCACGAACATGGATTCGGGCGCCATCGCCTATGTGCGGCAGAACCGGCCGATGGGGCTTGGCCATGCCGTCTGGTGTGCCCGCCGTCTGGTCGGCAACGAGCCCTTTGCCGTGATCCTGACCGACGACGTCATCGCCGCGGAAAAGCCCTGTCTGCAGCAGATGATGGAAGCCTATAACGAGACCGGCGGCAACGTCGTCGCGGCGATGGAAGTGCCGCATGAGAAAACCTCGTCCTATGGCGTTCTGGACATCGCCGAGGACATGGGCTCGCTGGTCAAGGTCAAGGGCATGATCGAGAAACCCGCCCCCGATGTGGCGCCCTCGAACCTCGCCGTGATCGGGCGCTACATCCTGACGCCGCGGGTGATGCAGAACCTGAACAAGAAGAAAGAGGGCGCGGGCGGGGAAATCCAGCTCACCGACGCCATCGCCGAAGAGATCGAGGCCGGGCAGCCGGTTTACGGCTTCCGCTTCCGCGGCCAGCGCTATGACTGCGGCTCCAAGGCCGGGTTCCTGCAGGCGACGGTGGCCTTTGGTCTGGCCCGCGAGGATCTGCGCGACGAATTCGGCGATTTCCTCGGCGATGTGATGGCGATGCGGACGGCGGCGCAGTAA
- a CDS encoding LacI family DNA-binding transcriptional regulator, with product MARSPNDSRRPLTLRDVSEASGVSEMTVSRVLRNRGDVSEATREKVLEAARTLGYVPNKIAGALASQRVNLVGVIIPSLSNLVFPEVLSGISTELEDTGLQPVVGVTDYSPEKEETVLYEMLSWRPSGVIIAGLEHTATARAMLQNAGVPVVEIMDVDGEGVDSVVGISHRRAGLQMAQAIAAAGYRKIGFLGTKMPEDHRARKRLEGFSEGLAQAGIALHDTEFYSGGSALLKGREMTGAMLSRSPDIDFLYYSNDMIGAGGLLYCLEKGFDVPGRLGLAGFNGVELLEGLPRRLATMDACRREIGRKAAEIVAAQSGKTSAAGELVELQPVIQFGDTIRKP from the coding sequence TTGGCCCGTTCGCCCAACGACTCCCGCCGTCCCCTGACCCTGCGTGACGTCTCCGAGGCCTCGGGGGTTTCCGAAATGACGGTCAGCCGCGTGTTGCGCAACCGGGGCGACGTGTCGGAAGCGACCCGCGAAAAGGTGCTCGAAGCGGCGCGGACGCTGGGCTATGTGCCCAACAAGATCGCCGGCGCGCTGGCCTCGCAGCGGGTCAATCTGGTCGGCGTGATCATCCCGTCGCTGTCGAACCTGGTCTTTCCGGAGGTGCTTTCGGGCATCTCGACCGAGCTGGAGGACACCGGGCTGCAGCCCGTCGTCGGCGTCACCGACTATTCCCCGGAAAAGGAAGAAACCGTCCTTTACGAGATGCTGTCCTGGCGGCCCTCGGGGGTGATCATCGCGGGGCTGGAACACACCGCGACGGCGCGGGCGATGCTGCAGAATGCGGGCGTGCCGGTGGTCGAGATCATGGATGTCGATGGCGAGGGGGTCGATTCCGTCGTCGGCATCTCGCATCGCCGCGCCGGGCTGCAGATGGCGCAGGCGATTGCGGCGGCGGGCTATCGCAAGATCGGCTTTCTGGGCACCAAGATGCCCGAGGATCATCGCGCCCGCAAACGGCTGGAGGGCTTTTCCGAAGGGCTGGCGCAGGCGGGGATCGCGCTGCATGACACGGAATTCTATTCCGGTGGCTCGGCGCTTCTGAAGGGGCGCGAGATGACCGGGGCGATGCTCTCGCGCAGCCCGGACATCGATTTCCTCTATTATTCCAACGACATGATTGGCGCGGGCGGGCTGCTTTACTGCCTGGAAAAGGGCTTTGACGTGCCGGGCAGGCTGGGTCTGGCCGGGTTCAACGGGGTCGAGCTGCTGGAAGGTCTGCCGCGGCGGTTGGCGACGATGGATGCCTGTCGGCGCGAGATCGGGCGCAAGGCGGCCGAGATCGTCGCGGCGCAATCGGGCAAGACCTCGGCGGCGGGCGAGCTGGTCGAGCTGCAGCCGGTCATCCAGTTCGGCGACACGATCCGCAAGCCCTGA
- a CDS encoding ABC transporter permease — protein MFKAERTTSALGSTFNLLELVYHATVRSIRKSQGNAILGLLQNMFQTVMLVATFYLMYTILGMRGSAVRGDFMLYIMSGIFLYMTYTKAMSAVFGSEGSSSAMMKHGPMTTAIAISAAALGALYMQMLSMLVVLYLYHAAIKPIEIHDWAGAMGMVMLGWFSGVALGMVFLAAKPWNPPLVGMIQQIYGRVNMIASGKMFLANTLPHKMLVMFSWNPLFHIIDQARGFTFINYNPHFSNWEYALNVALALLAIGLMGEFYTRQHASASWSARH, from the coding sequence ATGTTCAAAGCAGAACGCACGACCAGCGCCCTCGGATCGACCTTCAACCTGCTGGAGCTGGTCTATCACGCCACGGTGCGCTCGATCCGCAAATCGCAGGGCAATGCGATCCTCGGCCTGTTGCAGAACATGTTCCAGACCGTGATGCTCGTGGCGACATTCTACCTGATGTACACGATCCTTGGCATGCGCGGCAGCGCCGTGCGCGGGGATTTCATGCTGTACATCATGTCGGGCATCTTTCTTTACATGACCTATACCAAGGCGATGTCGGCGGTCTTCGGCTCTGAAGGGTCGTCCTCGGCGATGATGAAGCACGGGCCGATGACCACCGCGATCGCGATTTCGGCGGCGGCTTTGGGCGCGCTTTACATGCAGATGCTGTCGATGCTGGTGGTGCTTTACCTGTATCACGCCGCGATCAAGCCGATCGAGATCCATGACTGGGCCGGCGCGATGGGGATGGTGATGCTGGGCTGGTTCTCGGGGGTGGCGCTGGGCATGGTGTTTCTGGCGGCCAAGCCCTGGAACCCGCCGCTGGTGGGGATGATCCAGCAGATCTACGGCCGGGTGAACATGATCGCCTCGGGCAAGATGTTCCTGGCCAATACGCTGCCGCACAAGATGCTGGTGATGTTCAGCTGGAACCCGCTGTTTCACATCATCGATCAGGCGCGCGGCTTCACCTTCATCAACTACAACCCGCATTTCTCGAATTGGGAATATGCGCTGAACGTGGCCCTGGCGCTTTTGGCGATCGGGCTGATGGGCGAATTCTACACCAGGCAACATGCCTCGGCCAGCTGGTCCGCCAGGCACTGA
- the cysQ gene encoding 3'(2'),5'-bisphosphate nucleotidase CysQ: protein MDFDRLVSVMRRLALEAGDRIMQIYDSPDFAVKTKADASPVTEADEAADALISEGLAEAFPQIALVTEEQAASHSQSVKTFLIVDPLDGTKEFVQRRGDFTVNIAYVENGVPLRGVVYAPAKGRLFYTLADGRAVEELGAFDKETVGEQKPITVSVPDNRALMVVASKSHRDAATDEYIARYAVADMTSAGSSLKFCLVATGEADLYPRLGRTMEWDTAAGDAVLRGAGGEMVRFDDHGPFTYGKDGFANPFFIAYAPGVMLVK, encoded by the coding sequence ATGGACTTTGACCGTCTTGTGAGCGTGATGCGCCGACTGGCGCTGGAGGCGGGCGACCGGATCATGCAGATCTATGATTCTCCCGATTTCGCGGTGAAGACCAAAGCCGATGCCTCGCCGGTGACCGAGGCCGACGAGGCCGCCGATGCGCTGATCTCCGAAGGGCTGGCCGAGGCCTTTCCGCAGATCGCGCTGGTGACCGAGGAACAGGCGGCCAGCCACAGCCAAAGCGTCAAGACCTTCCTGATCGTCGATCCGCTGGATGGCACCAAGGAATTCGTGCAGCGTCGCGGCGATTTCACCGTCAACATCGCCTATGTCGAAAATGGCGTGCCCTTGCGCGGCGTCGTCTATGCGCCCGCCAAGGGGCGGCTGTTCTACACGCTGGCCGATGGCCGCGCGGTCGAGGAACTGGGCGCCTTCGACAAGGAAACCGTGGGCGAGCAGAAGCCGATCACCGTGTCGGTGCCCGACAACCGGGCGCTGATGGTGGTGGCGTCGAAATCGCACCGCGATGCGGCGACCGATGAGTACATCGCCCGCTATGCGGTGGCCGACATGACCTCGGCGGGGTCGTCGCTGAAATTCTGTCTGGTGGCGACGGGGGAAGCCGATCTTTACCCGCGTCTGGGTCGGACGATGGAATGGGACACCGCCGCGGGCGATGCCGTGCTGCGCGGCGCCGGGGGCGAGATGGTGCGGTTCGACGATCACGGCCCCTTCACCTATGGCAAGGACGGCTTCGCCAACCCGTTCTTCATCGCCTATGCCCCCGGCGTGATGCTGGTGAAGTGA